A stretch of Kaistella flava (ex Peng et al. 2021) DNA encodes these proteins:
- a CDS encoding helix-turn-helix domain-containing protein: MFIYIKYMVSLRCKMIVKQELQKIGLHCVNVDLGTIEIRENINDAQKEELRQNLHHYGLELLDNKRNIIIEKIKAIIIEMVHYSDEVPKVNYSDYISKKLGYDYTYLANTFSEVKGITIQQYIILNKIERAKELLMYGELNLTEISYKLHYSSVAHLSNQFKKVTGLTPTYFKSLKKKRLRNLEDL, from the coding sequence ATGTTTATTTACATTAAATACATGGTAAGCTTGCGCTGTAAAATGATCGTAAAGCAAGAGCTTCAAAAAATAGGACTGCATTGCGTCAATGTAGACCTTGGCACGATTGAGATTCGAGAGAACATAAATGACGCTCAGAAAGAAGAATTACGCCAAAACTTACATCACTACGGACTGGAACTTCTTGATAATAAGCGGAATATTATTATTGAAAAAATAAAGGCCATCATTATTGAAATGGTTCATTATTCCGACGAAGTACCGAAAGTTAACTATTCAGATTACATCAGCAAAAAACTTGGATACGACTATACCTATTTAGCGAATACCTTTTCTGAAGTTAAGGGAATTACTATTCAGCAATATATTATTTTAAATAAAATTGAAAGAGCAAAAGAACTATTAATGTATGGTGAATTAAACCTTACTGAAATTTCCTATAAACTACATTACAGCAGTGTAGCTCATCTTTCAAATCAATTTAAAAAAGTCACAGGTCTTACTCCAACCTATTTTAAAAGTCTCAAAAAAAAACGCTTGAGAAACCTGGAGGATTTGTAG
- a CDS encoding glycosyltransferase family 4 protein, with the protein MKIAFIATYPPRECGIGTFTQSLARAMKDNNEIIIIAMHDGQEDYAFPPEVQLIIRQEHQTDYLKAADFINKSGADICILQHEFGIYGGQSGVFILPLLHRLQMPLISTLHTILKTPSYTEKAILKKICSMSEKLVVMSQKAIQFLEEIYDVPSEKIARIEHGVPDFHFDKEKARAELKFTDKKLLFTFGFVGRNKGIETVIKALPQIIEKHPDIVYVVLGKTHPNVLRSEGEQYRNDLKVLINTLNLNDHVMLLNEFAEEKELFKYLAASDIYITPYINEAQITSGTLTYAMGSGCVVVSTPYWHAAELLTGNKGCLFDFKDDNGLAKVLNELFDKPELMQTIQQKALKYGQGIIWPKIGEKYLELAERLIYEPIKAEPQTETEIDPSILPPFSLTHIKRLTDDTGIIQHAKFGIPNLKEGYCLDDNARALLMVSMAYKQKKNQEALDLMAIYLSYIHYMQNEDGTFRNFLSFNRNFLDEVGSEDSFGRTIWSLGYLMQNAPNDAFYQTARLIFFEAVPNFEKIKSIRGIANTTIGICYYLKSNPGDLDIKMRLVRMTNVLIVHFEQNRSKDWDWFESLLAYDNGILPLALLHASQILENKKAKEIAIESMNFLTTHTLKDGYLSVIGNRQWFVKNAERSIYAQQPIDAMAMVLMYYQAFVLTGKGMYLKKLFTSYRWFLGENDLRLSLYDFETKGCCDGFEEHGVNRNQGAESSLAYLISHLTVLQAYEESDQFREFDNLNDLRNSTNHTSKPSETKILK; encoded by the coding sequence ATGAAAATCGCTTTTATCGCTACATATCCGCCACGAGAATGCGGAATAGGCACTTTTACACAAAGTTTGGCTCGTGCTATGAAGGATAATAATGAAATCATCATTATCGCAATGCATGATGGCCAAGAAGATTATGCATTTCCGCCCGAGGTTCAGTTAATAATTCGGCAAGAACATCAAACTGATTATCTAAAAGCCGCTGATTTCATCAACAAAAGCGGTGCAGACATTTGCATTCTCCAGCATGAATTTGGAATTTATGGAGGCCAAAGTGGGGTATTTATTTTGCCACTTTTGCATCGGTTACAAATGCCTTTGATTTCTACTTTACATACCATTCTAAAAACACCGTCTTATACTGAAAAAGCGATTTTAAAAAAGATATGTTCCATGTCTGAAAAATTGGTGGTGATGAGTCAGAAAGCCATTCAATTTCTGGAAGAAATCTACGATGTTCCGTCTGAAAAGATCGCCCGAATAGAACATGGAGTCCCAGATTTCCATTTTGATAAAGAGAAGGCAAGAGCTGAACTGAAATTTACCGATAAAAAACTTCTTTTTACCTTTGGCTTTGTTGGACGCAATAAAGGAATTGAAACGGTTATTAAAGCTTTACCTCAAATAATTGAAAAGCATCCAGATATCGTATATGTCGTTTTAGGAAAAACCCATCCCAATGTACTGAGATCTGAAGGCGAACAATACCGAAACGACCTCAAAGTTCTTATAAACACTCTTAATCTGAATGACCACGTCATGTTGCTTAATGAGTTTGCAGAAGAGAAAGAACTTTTTAAATATCTGGCTGCATCTGACATTTATATTACTCCCTATATTAATGAAGCTCAAATTACGAGCGGGACGCTGACCTATGCTATGGGTTCTGGTTGCGTTGTTGTTTCTACTCCCTATTGGCATGCGGCTGAACTATTGACTGGAAATAAAGGATGTCTCTTCGATTTTAAGGATGACAATGGTTTAGCAAAAGTATTGAATGAATTGTTTGACAAACCAGAATTAATGCAAACCATTCAGCAAAAAGCCTTAAAATACGGTCAGGGAATTATTTGGCCAAAAATTGGTGAGAAATATCTGGAGCTTGCTGAACGGTTAATTTATGAACCAATAAAAGCAGAACCGCAAACTGAAACCGAGATCGATCCTTCGATTCTTCCCCCATTTTCATTAACTCATATTAAAAGACTGACTGATGATACTGGAATCATTCAACATGCAAAATTTGGAATTCCTAATCTGAAAGAAGGTTATTGTCTTGATGACAATGCCCGTGCTTTGCTCATGGTTTCCATGGCTTATAAACAAAAAAAAAATCAAGAAGCTCTGGATTTAATGGCTATTTACCTTAGCTACATTCATTATATGCAAAATGAGGATGGAACTTTTAGAAATTTCCTCAGTTTCAATCGTAACTTTCTTGATGAGGTCGGTTCTGAAGATTCATTTGGAAGAACGATTTGGAGCCTCGGTTATCTAATGCAAAATGCACCGAATGACGCATTTTACCAAACCGCAAGATTAATCTTTTTTGAGGCTGTGCCCAATTTTGAAAAAATAAAATCAATCAGAGGTATTGCCAATACAACGATTGGTATTTGCTATTATTTGAAATCGAATCCCGGTGATTTGGATATAAAAATGCGTTTAGTAAGAATGACTAATGTTCTTATTGTGCATTTTGAACAAAACAGATCGAAAGATTGGGATTGGTTCGAATCACTTTTGGCTTATGATAACGGCATACTGCCACTGGCTTTACTTCATGCCTCACAAATTTTAGAAAATAAAAAAGCAAAAGAAATTGCCATAGAATCTATGAATTTTCTGACGACTCATACGCTCAAGGACGGTTATCTTTCAGTCATCGGGAACAGGCAATGGTTTGTAAAAAACGCGGAACGTTCTATTTATGCTCAGCAACCGATTGATGCGATGGCGATGGTCTTAATGTATTACCAAGCCTTTGTTTTAACAGGAAAAGGGATGTATTTGAAAAAACTATTTACTTCTTACAGATGGTTTTTGGGTGAAAATGATCTCCGCTTAAGTCTCTACGATTTTGAAACAAAAGGATGTTGTGATGGTTTTGAAGAGCATGGCGTCAATCGTAATCAGGGAGCCGAAAGTTCATTGGCTTATCTTATTTCGCATCTTACAGTATTGCAGGCTTATGAAGAGTCAGATCAATTTCGGGAATTTGATAATTTAAACGATTTGCGCAATTCAACTAATCATACGTCAAAACCCAGCGAAACTAAGATTTTGAAATAA
- a CDS encoding SPFH domain-containing protein — protein sequence MYSYLILILFIVIFLLSGIKIVRPTQRGLIERLGKYSKFATPGFHWIIPIIDKIFIVNVTEQMVDAEPQEIITNDNLNARVDAQVYFEIKNDEDSVKSSIYNVNDYKYQIVNLARTTLRNIIGTLTLKSANSERGKINAELYRTLLTETRKWGIKVVRTELKEIDPPKDVQETMNKVVKAENEKIAAIDYATATETVADGVKRAKIKEAEGVKQAKILYAEGEAEAIKLVNEAAEKYFIGNAQTLRKLEMVETSLQSNSKIVVPTGSELVNIIGEMAGVIPIKKTQL from the coding sequence ATGTACTCTTATTTAATACTCATTCTTTTCATTGTGATTTTCCTACTCTCAGGAATTAAAATCGTTCGTCCTACCCAAAGAGGTTTAATTGAAAGGTTGGGGAAATATTCAAAGTTTGCGACTCCCGGTTTTCATTGGATTATTCCGATTATAGACAAGATTTTCATTGTTAATGTAACCGAGCAAATGGTTGATGCTGAACCTCAGGAAATTATCACGAATGACAATCTGAATGCAAGAGTTGATGCTCAGGTTTATTTTGAAATTAAAAATGATGAAGACAGTGTTAAGAGTTCGATTTATAACGTGAACGATTATAAATATCAGATCGTAAACTTAGCACGAACAACTCTAAGAAATATCATTGGTACTTTAACTCTAAAATCTGCGAATAGTGAACGTGGTAAAATCAATGCAGAGCTCTATCGAACATTACTTACCGAAACACGAAAATGGGGAATTAAAGTGGTAAGAACAGAGTTAAAAGAAATTGACCCACCTAAGGATGTTCAGGAAACAATGAATAAAGTGGTAAAAGCTGAAAATGAAAAAATTGCAGCAATCGATTATGCTACAGCGACCGAAACAGTTGCAGATGGTGTAAAGAGGGCAAAAATAAAAGAAGCTGAAGGAGTAAAACAGGCTAAAATATTATATGCAGAAGGCGAGGCAGAAGCAATAAAACTGGTAAATGAAGCAGCAGAAAAATATTTTATTGGCAATGCGCAAACCCTTAGAAAACTGGAAATGGTGGAAACCTCGCTGCAGTCAAATTCCAAAATCGTAGTTCCAACGGGTAGCGAATTGGTCAATATTATAGGAGAAATGGCGGGAGTTATTCCTATTAAGAAAACTCAGTTATAG
- the atpD gene encoding F0F1 ATP synthase subunit beta, with the protein MVDKNLSTGKVTRIRGSVVDIFFQNDLPAINTLLLTGKDNEIKIEVYTQLDGNHLRGVSLNPTQGLSRGMAVTSTGKQLSVPVGKSIMGRMFDVFGNPIDHQESPKDVTWKSIHQSPPPLSQRSTKSEVFITGIKAIDVLIPLERGGKAGLFGGAGVGKTVLLTEIIHNMVGHDKGVSMFCGIGERCREGNELYNTMKDADLLKDMVMLFGQMNEPPGARFRVGHAALTMAEYFRDEEHRDVLLLIDNIFRFIQAGMEVSGLMGQMPSRLGYQPTMGTELSELEERIAYTNSGAITSIQAVYVPADDLTDPAAVHTFSHLSASIALSRKKASEGLYPSIDFLQSNSKMTTPEIIGERHYKLAQQIRQTLAQYEELKDIISMLGMEQLSVKDRNTVTQARKLERFLTQPFFATEQFSGIKGKQVSLDDALDGCERILTDEFKDVPESAFYMIGSIDDIKQTEKKDDGKNEKSKADDGTDPTSKTENKVVAKTL; encoded by the coding sequence ATCGTGGACAAAAATCTCAGTACCGGTAAAGTAACCAGGATTCGTGGTAGCGTCGTAGATATCTTTTTTCAAAATGATTTACCTGCGATCAATACTTTATTGCTTACGGGAAAGGATAATGAAATAAAAATTGAGGTTTATACGCAACTTGACGGCAATCATTTACGCGGAGTTTCATTAAATCCTACACAGGGTTTATCGCGTGGAATGGCGGTTACGTCGACGGGCAAGCAACTTTCAGTTCCGGTTGGTAAAAGCATAATGGGACGAATGTTTGATGTTTTCGGAAATCCCATTGACCATCAGGAATCTCCTAAAGACGTTACCTGGAAATCAATCCATCAGTCGCCGCCGCCATTATCACAACGTTCTACAAAATCGGAAGTTTTTATAACAGGTATCAAAGCCATCGATGTTCTTATTCCTCTGGAGCGTGGTGGCAAAGCAGGATTGTTTGGTGGAGCCGGAGTTGGCAAAACCGTTTTACTCACCGAGATTATTCACAATATGGTCGGTCATGACAAAGGTGTAAGTATGTTCTGCGGTATCGGCGAACGTTGCCGCGAAGGAAATGAACTCTATAACACCATGAAAGATGCTGATCTCCTCAAAGATATGGTGATGTTGTTTGGGCAAATGAACGAACCACCTGGAGCACGTTTTCGTGTTGGACATGCAGCTTTGACAATGGCTGAATATTTTCGGGACGAGGAACATCGAGATGTTCTATTATTAATCGATAATATTTTTCGGTTCATACAGGCGGGAATGGAAGTTTCGGGATTGATGGGACAAATGCCATCAAGGCTTGGTTATCAGCCGACAATGGGAACCGAACTTTCAGAACTGGAAGAGCGTATTGCCTATACCAATTCGGGCGCTATTACTTCAATTCAAGCGGTTTATGTTCCTGCCGATGATTTAACGGATCCTGCAGCGGTGCATACATTCTCCCATCTTTCGGCATCTATTGCGCTCTCAAGAAAAAAAGCAAGCGAAGGTTTATATCCTTCCATTGATTTTCTGCAGTCCAATTCAAAAATGACCACGCCCGAGATTATCGGAGAAAGGCACTATAAATTGGCACAACAGATCCGACAGACACTGGCACAATATGAAGAATTAAAAGATATCATCTCCATGTTGGGTATGGAGCAATTATCGGTAAAAGATCGAAATACAGTGACGCAAGCCCGGAAATTAGAACGTTTTCTTACCCAGCCGTTTTTCGCGACTGAACAGTTTAGTGGCATTAAAGGAAAACAAGTCAGTCTGGATGATGCTTTAGATGGGTGTGAAAGAATCCTGACCGACGAATTTAAAGACGTTCCGGAAAGTGCTTTTTATATGATTGGTTCCATTGATGACATCAAGCAAACAGAAAAGAAGGATGATGGTAAAAATGAAAAATCGAAAGCAGATGACGGAACCGATCCGACTTCAAAAACTGAAAATAAAGTAGTTGCTAAGACTCTTTAA
- a CDS encoding ATP synthase subunit I, whose translation MNEVITMILVFLTGALLGIIFFGGLWFTVKKSVNAKLPALLIMSSLFLRMSITVIGFYLIGNNNWQRLLLCLLGFIAARSLVLYVTKIIDEKQLTLNKEEIHETQS comes from the coding sequence ATGAATGAAGTAATAACAATGATATTGGTTTTTTTGACAGGAGCTTTACTAGGAATCATATTCTTTGGTGGACTTTGGTTTACCGTGAAAAAATCGGTCAATGCAAAATTACCTGCGCTCTTAATAATGAGCAGTCTTTTTCTCCGCATGAGTATTACCGTAATCGGATTTTACCTCATCGGAAATAATAATTGGCAAAGGCTTTTATTGTGTCTTTTAGGTTTTATTGCAGCGAGATCTCTGGTACTTTACGTCACCAAAATAATAGATGAAAAACAGTTGACTTTAAATAAAGAAGAAATACATGAAACTCAGTCCTGA
- a CDS encoding glycoside hydrolase 100 family protein: MLPEENQQIEAAKKAAIEVLLHNSHGTVENLPRTAGWGYPEPYTRDLLISVFGIATSGNTELIQSVKNVLLKLAENQSEKGQIPSLVSDKNNLGSSDTTPLFLMAVGIFRKILNDSNFLENAVNKAIIWMEYQCPTEDYLVAQQPTSDWRDEQWVLGYGLFVNAATYSGLQLLGKHQQAENLGNSINQLTYSSDTLKSSPHEGLSIKEKPYYALWSYKVYSSERFDLLGNSLAILSGLATPEKATEMVKWIENECAQMHKTRDLELDLTPNFFPFIRPEDADWLPRYSDFNNPGDYHNGGIWPFISGFYIAALVAAKEFDLAEKKLLALTNLIKKGANENLEFCFNEWYKAQTGNPMGQDWQTWSASNYLYAANCVQKRCTPFFDDIRLKNH, translated from the coding sequence ATGCTACCTGAAGAAAACCAACAGATTGAAGCAGCCAAGAAAGCAGCCATTGAAGTTCTATTGCACAATTCTCATGGAACCGTCGAAAATTTACCGAGGACTGCAGGCTGGGGATATCCCGAACCGTATACCAGAGATCTTTTAATATCGGTGTTTGGAATTGCGACAAGTGGAAATACGGAATTGATTCAAAGTGTAAAAAACGTGCTCTTAAAACTTGCAGAAAACCAATCTGAAAAAGGACAAATCCCTTCTCTTGTTAGTGATAAAAATAATCTTGGTTCCAGCGATACTACACCTCTCTTTTTAATGGCTGTCGGAATTTTTAGAAAAATACTTAATGATTCTAATTTTCTGGAAAATGCTGTGAACAAAGCAATTATTTGGATGGAATATCAGTGTCCAACTGAGGATTATTTAGTAGCACAACAACCAACCAGCGATTGGCGCGATGAACAATGGGTTTTGGGATACGGACTTTTTGTAAATGCTGCAACATACAGCGGTCTTCAACTTTTAGGTAAACATCAACAAGCTGAAAATCTAGGGAATTCTATCAATCAATTAACCTATAGTTCAGATACATTGAAGAGCAGCCCGCACGAAGGACTTTCCATTAAAGAAAAACCTTATTATGCCTTATGGTCTTATAAAGTTTATAGCAGCGAAAGATTTGATTTATTGGGAAACAGTCTCGCCATTTTATCAGGATTAGCGACCCCTGAAAAAGCTACAGAGATGGTGAAGTGGATAGAAAACGAATGTGCGCAAATGCATAAAACCAGGGATTTAGAACTTGATTTAACGCCTAACTTTTTCCCTTTTATTCGACCCGAAGATGCAGATTGGTTACCAAGATATTCAGATTTTAATAATCCCGGAGATTATCACAATGGCGGGATTTGGCCTTTTATAAGTGGTTTTTATATTGCAGCTCTGGTTGCTGCGAAAGAATTTGATTTAGCAGAGAAAAAACTTCTAGCCTTAACCAACCTTATCAAAAAAGGAGCGAATGAGAACTTAGAATTCTGCTTTAATGAATGGTATAAAGCTCAAACCGGAAACCCAATGGGTCAGGATTGGCAAACCTGGAGTGCGTCTAATTATTTATACGCAGCAAATTGTGTTCAAAAAAGATGTACTCCATTTTTTGATGACATTCGGTTGAAAAATCATTGA
- a CDS encoding cupin domain-containing protein yields the protein MENTEVEKSKSFIILEIIEYVPNSVVTKTIIKKTSGNVTIVSVDTGENLTEKLSRFDSFIQIIEGRAEIIINDISHTLNTGQAIIIPANTKNIIKANERFKMISTVIKSGYEF from the coding sequence ATGGAAAATACAGAAGTTGAAAAATCAAAATCCTTTATTATTTTAGAGATTATTGAATATGTTCCTAATTCTGTGGTCACAAAAACCATTATAAAAAAGACAAGTGGTAATGTAACTATAGTGTCTGTTGATACAGGAGAAAACCTTACTGAAAAACTATCCCGATTCGATTCGTTTATACAAATCATCGAAGGTCGTGCGGAAATCATCATCAACGATATTTCACACACTTTGAATACAGGTCAAGCAATCATTATTCCTGCCAACACCAAAAATATAATAAAGGCCAACGAGCGATTTAAAATGATTTCTACGGTGATAAAAAGCGGTTATGAATTTTAA
- a CDS encoding F0F1 ATP synthase subunit epsilon, which produces MNLKIFLPYKIFADVEDVSSVVVETSAGSYGFLPQRLDCVAALVPGILTYKIQNEKEMYVAVDEGVMVKAGADVLVSVRNAFGGTDLGKLGELVKSEFKNQNEAEFEVKSVVAKLEVGFIYSFDKFRNQ; this is translated from the coding sequence ATGAACCTTAAAATATTCCTTCCCTACAAAATATTCGCTGATGTCGAAGATGTCAGTAGCGTAGTAGTGGAAACAAGTGCAGGTTCTTATGGTTTTTTACCGCAAAGACTGGATTGTGTGGCTGCTTTAGTTCCAGGTATTTTAACCTACAAAATTCAAAACGAAAAGGAAATGTATGTTGCTGTGGATGAAGGCGTAATGGTAAAAGCAGGAGCAGATGTTTTGGTTTCCGTACGAAATGCTTTCGGCGGTACAGACCTGGGCAAACTTGGTGAACTCGTAAAAAGTGAATTTAAAAATCAGAACGAAGCTGAGTTCGAAGTTAAATCCGTCGTCGCAAAATTGGAAGTTGGATTTATTTACAGCTTTGATAAATTTCGTAATCAGTAA
- a CDS encoding glycosyltransferase family 4 protein, with the protein MKVLVLYDYPPSPGGLATQGDMLFRGLIELGVDARAAHFESAQEKEWYYRWFEPDVVVGIGYWGHTPELILHPQRYGVLAVPWLVADGYIANYQEVLNELPLILVTSNWVKEMYVRDGIKAENIEVLPVGCDTSSFIPFDKNDPKILSVRESLGISADQLMILTVGGDAASKGAQEVMQALSIIDTKAPDWKYVCKVWPQPRTEVQNMLDLKMAESLGLEKNITYATNKISRNFMPYLIGACDIYAAPSRLEGFGMPQVEAGACGKPVIGINAMGMLDTLIHNETAFLADVAKKIVVNEVILGEESGYEANRKVEFDIPRTVDYRANVQDIATYLLKLMEDEELRIKMGKAGRERAVEHFDYKVVTKKFLQILQDKLGIS; encoded by the coding sequence ATGAAAGTTTTAGTCTTATATGATTACCCACCTTCACCAGGTGGCTTAGCAACACAGGGAGATATGCTTTTCCGTGGACTGATTGAGCTTGGCGTAGATGCCAGAGCAGCCCATTTCGAATCGGCTCAGGAAAAAGAATGGTATTACCGATGGTTTGAACCCGATGTGGTTGTAGGAATCGGTTATTGGGGTCATACGCCGGAACTTATACTTCATCCGCAACGCTATGGTGTTTTGGCTGTTCCCTGGTTGGTAGCCGACGGCTATATTGCCAACTATCAGGAAGTTTTGAACGAATTGCCACTTATTTTAGTTACTTCAAACTGGGTGAAAGAAATGTACGTAAGAGACGGCATTAAGGCTGAAAATATTGAGGTACTTCCGGTTGGATGTGATACTTCCTCTTTTATTCCTTTTGACAAAAATGATCCAAAAATTTTGAGCGTTCGGGAATCATTGGGCATTTCAGCAGATCAGCTCATGATTTTAACGGTTGGAGGTGATGCCGCTTCTAAAGGCGCTCAAGAAGTAATGCAAGCGCTTTCAATAATTGATACCAAAGCACCTGACTGGAAATATGTCTGTAAAGTTTGGCCACAACCTCGCACAGAAGTTCAAAATATGCTGGATTTAAAAATGGCAGAATCCTTAGGTCTTGAAAAAAATATTACCTACGCAACTAATAAGATTTCGCGAAACTTTATGCCTTATCTAATTGGTGCCTGCGATATTTATGCAGCGCCGTCAAGACTTGAAGGTTTCGGTATGCCACAAGTCGAAGCTGGAGCTTGCGGAAAACCGGTAATTGGAATTAATGCCATGGGAATGCTGGATACATTAATTCATAATGAAACTGCTTTTCTGGCAGATGTAGCGAAAAAAATTGTCGTTAACGAAGTTATTTTAGGGGAAGAATCTGGCTATGAAGCCAATCGAAAAGTAGAATTTGACATACCAAGAACGGTCGATTACCGCGCTAACGTTCAGGATATTGCGACTTATTTGTTAAAGCTGATGGAAGACGAGGAACTCAGAATAAAAATGGGGAAAGCTGGTAGAGAGCGTGCTGTGGAACATTTTGATTATAAGGTGGTCACCAAAAAATTTCTGCAGATCTTACAAGATAAGCTGGGAATAAGTTAA
- the nagB gene encoding glucosamine-6-phosphate deaminase, whose product MRILIKQDENEIAYWTADYLIKKINDFSPTTEKPFVLGLPTGSSPIATYNELIKRYKKGDISFKNVITFNMDEYIGLPEDHPESYHFFMNEKLFKYIDIPAENIHILNSNSDNLENECIEYEQKILKYGGIDLLLGGIGMDGHIAFNEPGSSLTSRTRIKSLCYDTIQANSRFFENDASQVPTKVLTVGVGTIMDAREVLIIVSGYHKARALREVVEGSVNHMWPASILQMHQKCILVCDEPATAELQVKTVKYFKDIERISTDGNHQ is encoded by the coding sequence ATGAGAATCCTCATAAAACAAGACGAAAACGAAATTGCCTATTGGACTGCCGATTATTTAATTAAAAAAATAAATGATTTTAGCCCAACAACAGAAAAGCCTTTCGTGCTTGGATTACCCACAGGTTCTTCACCAATTGCTACTTATAATGAATTGATTAAAAGGTATAAGAAAGGAGATATCTCTTTTAAGAATGTGATTACTTTTAATATGGATGAATACATTGGTCTTCCTGAAGATCATCCTGAGAGCTATCATTTTTTTATGAATGAGAAACTCTTTAAATACATTGATATTCCTGCAGAAAACATCCATATTTTAAATAGTAATTCTGATAATCTGGAAAATGAATGTATTGAATATGAGCAGAAGATATTGAAATATGGAGGAATTGACCTACTTCTGGGAGGAATCGGAATGGACGGACATATCGCATTTAATGAACCGGGATCGTCATTAACTTCCAGAACAAGAATAAAATCACTTTGCTATGACACCATTCAAGCAAATTCTAGATTTTTTGAAAATGATGCATCTCAAGTTCCTACTAAAGTTCTAACCGTTGGCGTCGGGACTATTATGGATGCCAGAGAAGTATTGATTATTGTTAGTGGTTATCATAAAGCCAGAGCCTTGCGAGAGGTGGTCGAAGGTTCTGTGAATCACATGTGGCCGGCTTCTATTCTTCAAATGCATCAAAAATGCATCTTAGTTTGCGATGAACCAGCTACCGCGGAATTGCAAGTTAAAACCGTAAAATATTTCAAAGATATCGAACGAATTTCTACAGATGGAAATCATCAGTAA
- a CDS encoding AtpZ/AtpI family protein, with amino-acid sequence MMAADPDKKEDFFSDEISKKEQRKLKALQDKNGVWFGLGMMGMVGWSVAVPTLMGAALGIWLDKDYPQYFSWTLSLLFIGLVTGIVIAGYWVKNEDKEIHKNDSDE; translated from the coding sequence ATGATGGCAGCCGATCCTGATAAAAAAGAAGATTTTTTTAGCGACGAGATCTCTAAAAAAGAGCAGCGAAAATTGAAAGCGCTGCAAGATAAAAATGGAGTTTGGTTTGGCTTAGGAATGATGGGAATGGTCGGTTGGTCTGTAGCAGTGCCGACTTTGATGGGAGCGGCTTTAGGTATTTGGTTAGATAAAGACTATCCGCAATATTTTTCCTGGACATTGTCGCTCCTGTTTATAGGTCTTGTAACAGGAATTGTTATCGCCGGATATTGGGTGAAGAACGAGGATAAAGAAATACATAAAAATGATAGCGATGAATGA
- a CDS encoding PIG-L deacetylase family protein translates to MKFLKNIAVIVAHPDDEILWCGGMMLLHPECNWFIACLCRKNDSDRAPKFQRVLKELNAKGIMGDLDDGPEQHPLDRKEVQKAILDLVPKSNFDLTITHSPFGEYTRHLRHEEIGSAVIALWNDKKIQTNELWAFAYEDGNKNYDPIPIRGASIQQTLPNNIWQEKHRLITEVYGFEKTGFEARITPKSEAFWKFNNPTDAQNWLEKNSVLT, encoded by the coding sequence ATGAAATTCCTCAAAAACATTGCAGTAATTGTCGCCCATCCTGACGACGAAATTCTTTGGTGTGGTGGCATGATGTTACTTCATCCAGAATGCAATTGGTTCATTGCCTGTTTATGTAGGAAAAATGATTCTGATAGAGCTCCAAAATTCCAAAGAGTATTAAAAGAATTAAACGCCAAAGGCATTATGGGTGATTTAGATGATGGTCCAGAACAACATCCTTTGGATAGAAAAGAAGTACAAAAAGCGATTTTAGATTTGGTTCCAAAATCCAACTTCGACCTTACTATAACGCACAGTCCTTTTGGCGAATACACCAGACATTTACGTCATGAAGAAATTGGTAGTGCCGTTATAGCATTATGGAACGATAAAAAAATCCAAACAAACGAACTTTGGGCTTTTGCTTATGAAGATGGAAATAAAAATTATGATCCAATACCAATAAGAGGTGCAAGCATTCAACAAACACTTCCTAATAATATATGGCAAGAAAAACATCGATTAATTACTGAAGTTTACGGTTTTGAAAAAACAGGATTTGAAGCCAGGATCACTCCCAAAAGTGAAGCGTTCTGGAAATTTAATAATCCTACAGATGCGCAAAATTGGTTGGAGAAAAATTCAGTTCTGACCTAA